In a single window of the Bos taurus isolate L1 Dominette 01449 registration number 42190680 breed Hereford chromosome 23, ARS-UCD2.0, whole genome shotgun sequence genome:
- the H4C1 gene encoding H4 clustered histone 1 translates to MSGRGKGGKGLGKGGAKRHRKVLRDNIQGITKPAIRRLARRGGVKRISGLIYEETRGVLKVFLENVIRDAVTYTEHAKRKTVTAMDVVYALKRQGRTLYGFGG, encoded by the coding sequence ATGTCTGGACGCGGCAAAGGCGGCAAAGGTCTGGGGAAAGGCGGCGCTAAGCGCCACCGTAAGGTTCTGCGCGACAACATCCAGGGCATCACTAAACCTGCTATCCGCCGCCTGGCTCGTCGTGGTGGTGTGAAGCGCATCTCTGGGCTCATCTACGAAGAGACCCGCGGGGTCCTGAAAGTGTTTCTGGAGAACGTGATCCGGGACGCGGTCACCTACACCGAGCATGCCAAGCGGAAGACGGTCACCGCTATGGACGTGGTCTACGCTCTCAAGCGCCAGGGCCGTACTCTCTACGGCTTTGGCGGTTAA